A single genomic interval of Lepisosteus oculatus isolate fLepOcu1 chromosome 12, fLepOcu1.hap2, whole genome shotgun sequence harbors:
- the LOC138242013 gene encoding methyltransferase-like protein 27, producing the protein MAVPGDAVGNLKKINSLQGLEERLEFYKTWAPYHEKDIQPMGYRAPYFLAETVAGLFEEGQQGDRRGCLLVLDAACGTGLVADEMFKFGFRRFHGVDACLPMMEVAERKGRYQKLIHGLLGNGTASLESSVYDIVVAVGAFQGGGVPWSAVPELLGALKPGGVLCFTLRGDSADFRQRSLSELQEFLDQGLLEKVTERHIPKFQRPIWEESPEEEYIPGIVCVFRKSL; encoded by the exons ATGGCTGTCCCAGGAGACGCTGTCGGAAACCTCAAGAAGATCAACAGCCTGCAGGGCCTGGAGGAGCGTCTGGAGTTCTACAAGACATGGGCTCCCTACCACGAGAAG gatATCCAGCCCATGGGGTACCGAGCCCCCTATTTCCTGGCGGAGACAGTGGCAGGCCTGTTTGAGGAGGGGCAGCAGGGAGACCGGAGGGGGTGTCTTCTGGTCCTGGATGCTGCGTGTGGGACAGGCCTGGTGGCTGACGAG ATGTTCAAGTTTGGGTTTCGTCGGTTCCACGGCGTTGATGCCTGCCTGCCGATGATGGAGGTGGCAGAGAGGAAGGGGCGGTACCAGAAGCTGATACACGGCCTGCTGGGAAATGGCACGGCGTCGCTGGAGTCCA GCGTGTACGACATCGTGGTGGCAGTGGGGGCGTTCCAGGGAGGAGGGGTTCCGTGGTCGGCTGTCCCTGAACTCCTGGGAGCCTTGAAGCCAG GGGGCGTACTCTGTTTCACACTCCGGGGAGACAGTGCTGACTTCCGACAGCGGAGCCTCTCTGAGCTGCAGGAGTTCCTGGATCAGGGCCTCCTGGAGAAGGTGACtgagaggcacatccccaaatTCCAGCGGCCCATCTGGGAAGAAAGTCCCGAAGAGGAGTACATCCCAGgaattgtgtgtgtgttccGGAAATCCCTGTAA